A window from Fragaria vesca subsp. vesca linkage group LG5, FraVesHawaii_1.0, whole genome shotgun sequence encodes these proteins:
- the LOC101297249 gene encoding uncharacterized protein LOC101297249, producing MASSASKHLFSFVLLLSLFHFSSAARSLAETSDESQQPILFQYHNGPLLTGKISINLIWYGKFKPSQRAIVSDFITSLSSSSPSPSKNQPSVATWWKFIEKYYHLANAKKTSSLSLSLSTQILDESYSMGKSLSQTHIKKLAAKGSQSNAINVVLTSSDVLIDGFCSSKCGTHGSSTSSLIRGKSTKFAYIWVGNSETQCPGQCAWPFHQPIYGPQSPPLVAPNNDVGLDGMIINLASLLAGTVTNPFGNGFYQGPKEAPLEAASACPGVYGKGAYPGYPGDLLVDATTGASYNANGLNGKKYLLPALFDPSTSTCSTLV from the coding sequence ATGGCTTCTTCCGCTTCCAAACACCTCTTTTCCTTTGTTCTGCTTCTCTCTCTGTTCCATTTTAGCTCAGCAGCTAGGAGCCTTGCTGAGACCTCAGATGAGTCCCAGCAGCCTATACTCTTCCAATACCACAATGGTCCTCTTCTCACTGGCAAAATCTCCATCAATTTGATTTGGTATGGCAAATTCAAGCCTTCCCAGCGTGCAATTGTTTCCGATTTTATCACCTCCCTTTCTTCTTCATCTCCTTCTCCATCTAAAAACCAACCCTCTGTTGCTACATGGTGGAAATTCATAGAGAAATACTACCACCTCGCCAATGCCAAGAAAACCTCATCTCTTTCCCTCTCATTGAGTACCCAAATCCTCGATGAGAGCTACTCTATGGGCAAGTCCCTGTCTCAAACACACATCAAGAAGTTGGCTGCCAAGGGTAGCCAGAGTAATGCCATCAATGTTGTTTTGACCTCATCAGATGTTCTAATTGATGGGTTTTGCTCTAGCAAATGTGGTACACATGGTTCTTCAACGAGCTCTCTCATCAGAGGCAAGAGCACCAAGTTTGCTTACATCTGGGTGGGAAACTCAGAGACCCAATGCCCTGGTCAGTGTGCTTGGCCATTCCATCAGCCAATTTACGGACCACAATCTCCACCTTTGGTTGCACCCAACAATGATGTGGGTTTGGACGGTATGATCATCAATCTAGCTAGCCTTTTGGCTGGGACTGTGACCAACCCTTTTGGAAATGGGTTCTACCAGGGTCCCAAGGAGGCTCCATTAGAGGCTGCCTCGGCTTGTCCTGGTGTCTATGGGAAAGGAGCTTATCCTGGTTATCCTGGAGACCTCTTGGTTGATGCTACAACTGGTGCCAGCTACAACGCTAATGGTTTGAATGGGAAGAAGTACTTGCTGCCTGCTTTGTTTGACCCCTCAACCTCAACTTGTTCTACTCTTGTTTGA
- the LOC101297541 gene encoding uncharacterized protein LOC101297541 produces MASFASSCLLLQLVLLISLFHFGSAARSLAETSDQTQQPMLFQYHNGPLLTGKISINLIWYGKFKPSQRAIVSDFITSLSTSSPPSKNQPSVATWWKSIEKYYHLSNAKKTSSLSLSLGTQILDESYSMGKSLSQTHIKKLAAKGGQSNAINVVLTSSDVLIDGFCSSKCGTHGSSTSSLIRGKSSKFAYIWVGNSETQCPGQCAWPFHQPIYGPQSPPLVAPNNDVGVDGMIINLASLLAGTVTNPFGNGFYQGPKEAPLEAASACPGVYGKGAYPGYAGNLLVDATTGASYNANGLNGKKYLLPALFDPSTSTCSTLV; encoded by the coding sequence ATGGCTTCTTTTGCTTCCTCTTGTCTACTTCTACAACTAGTCCTGCTCATCTCTTTGTTCCATTTTGGCTCAGCAGCTAGGAGCCTTGCTGAGACCTCAGACCAAACCCAGCAGCCTATGCTATTCCAATACCACAATGGCCCTCTTCTCACTGGTAAAATCTCCATCAATTTGATCTGGTATGGAAAGTTTAAGCCTTCACAGCGAGCAATTGTATCCGATTTCATCACCTCCCTTTCCACTTCTTCTCCTCCATCTAAAAACCAACCATCAGTTGCCACATGGTGGAAATCCATAGAAAAATACTACCACCTCTCCAATGCCAAGAAAACTTCTTCTCTTTCCCTCTCATTGGGTACCCAAATCCTCGATGAGAGCTACTCTATGGGCAAGTCCCTGTCTCAGACACACATCAAGAAGTTGGCAGCCAAGGGTGGCCAGAGTAATGCCATCAATGTTGTTTTGACCTCATCAGATGTTCTAATCGATGGGTTTTGCTCTAGCAAATGTGGTACACATGGTTCTTCAACGAGCTCTCTCATCAGAGGCAAGAGCTCCAAGTTTGCTTACATCTGGGTGGGAAACTCAGAGACCCAATGCCCTGGTCAGTGTGCTTGGCCATTCCATCAGCCAATTTACGGACCACAATCTCCACCTTTGGTTGCACCCAACAATGATGTCGGTGTGGACGGTATGATCATCAATCTAGCTAGCCTTTTGGCGGGGACTGTGACCAACCCTTTCGGAAATGGATTCTACCAGGGTCCCAAGGAGGCTCCACTAGAGGCTGCCTCAGCTTGTCCTGGTGTCTATGGGAAAGGAGCTTATCCTGGTTATGCAGGAAACCTTTTGGTTGATGCTACAACTGGTGCTAGCTACAATGCCAATGGTTTGAACGGGAAGAAGTATTTGCTGCCTGCTTTGTTTGATCCTTCAACCTCAACTTGTTCCACTCTCGTGTGA